In Cytobacillus luteolus, a single window of DNA contains:
- a CDS encoding DUF6671 family protein, producing MNEKEVIHSFFNHRIGILATMHQKETVMLPLLEDQLGINIKVPIDFNTDQFGTFTRDIERMGDQVEAAKHKAEYAMSLTGETIAISSEGIFGPHPFLPWVPYNREIVFLIDRVNEFEIFGEASTTDTNYRQMKIEKIQDAQEFCESVGFPEHAVIVRSKDEIIKGINTHEQLEEAINYFLKKSNDELYIETDMRALYNPTRMKNIKLATENLISKIYSLCSKCSFPGFEVVERKAGLICSGCGLKTNLIKSEIYKCKKCGEQEERLYPNGRQFADPAHCPICNP from the coding sequence ATGAACGAGAAAGAGGTTATTCATTCCTTTTTTAATCATAGAATTGGTATTCTGGCTACCATGCACCAAAAAGAAACAGTGATGTTGCCCTTATTAGAAGACCAACTTGGGATAAATATAAAGGTTCCAATCGATTTTAATACAGATCAGTTTGGTACTTTTACTCGAGATATTGAAAGAATGGGTGACCAAGTAGAGGCAGCTAAACATAAAGCTGAGTATGCAATGAGCTTGACAGGAGAGACAATTGCGATTTCAAGTGAGGGTATTTTTGGCCCACACCCATTTCTACCATGGGTTCCATATAATCGTGAAATTGTATTTTTAATAGATAGAGTAAATGAGTTTGAGATCTTCGGAGAAGCTAGTACAACAGATACTAATTATAGGCAAATGAAAATAGAGAAGATTCAAGATGCCCAGGAGTTTTGTGAGTCAGTTGGGTTTCCTGAACATGCGGTAATCGTGAGAAGTAAGGATGAAATCATAAAAGGAATAAACACGCATGAACAGTTGGAGGAAGCAATTAACTATTTTTTGAAGAAAAGTAATGATGAATTATATATTGAAACAGATATGCGAGCGCTATATAACCCAACAAGAATGAAAAACATTAAGTTGGCCACTGAGAACTTGATAAGTAAGATTTATTCTCTCTGTTCCAAGTGCTCGTTTCCAGGTTTTGAGGTAGTAGAAAGAAAAGCAGGACTTATATGTAGTGGGTGTGGTTTAAAAACCAATCTAATCAAATCAGAGATTTATAAGTGTAAGAAGTGTGGAGAACAGGAAGAAAGATTATATCCAAATGGAAGGCAGTTTGCGGACCCGGCACATTGTCCTATTTGTAACCCGTAG
- the guaA gene encoding glutamine-hydrolyzing GMP synthase, producing MAVKGFQETIVVLDFGSQYNQLITRRIREFGVYSELHPHTLTAEEIKEMNPKGIIFSGGPNSVYDENSFSCDEKIFDLGIPVLGICYGMQLMTKHFGGKVEKAKHREYGKATITLENESKIFNNLPSEQVVWMSHGDLVVATPDGFTVDATSPSCPISAMSDASRHLYGVQFHPEVRHSVYGNDLLKNFVFEVCDCKEEWSMENFIEVEIEKIRALVGDKKVLCALSGGVDSSVVAVLIHKAIGDQLTCIFVDHGLLRKDEAEGVMKTFSEGFNMNVIKVDAKERFMAKLKGVSDPEQKRKIIGNEFIYVFDDEATKLEGIEYLAQGTLYTDIIESGTATAQTIKSHHNVGGLPEDMQFQLIEPLNTLFKDEVRALGTELGIADDIVWRQPFPGPGLGIRVLGEVTEEKLEIVRESDAILREEVKKAGLEREIWQYFTVLPDIRSVGVMGDARTYDYTIGLRAVTSIDGMTSDWARIPWDVLEKISTRIVNEVSHVNRVVYDITSKPPATIEWE from the coding sequence ATGGCAGTGAAAGGATTTCAAGAAACTATTGTAGTACTAGACTTTGGTAGCCAATATAATCAATTAATTACTCGTCGTATCCGTGAATTTGGTGTATATAGCGAATTACACCCTCATACTCTTACTGCAGAAGAGATTAAAGAAATGAATCCTAAAGGGATTATCTTTTCAGGTGGACCAAATAGCGTATATGATGAAAACTCATTTAGCTGTGATGAGAAAATTTTCGATTTAGGAATTCCGGTACTTGGTATTTGTTACGGAATGCAGTTAATGACGAAGCATTTTGGTGGGAAAGTAGAAAAGGCGAAGCACCGAGAGTATGGAAAAGCGACTATTACACTCGAGAATGAGTCAAAGATCTTTAATAACCTACCAAGTGAACAGGTAGTGTGGATGAGCCATGGTGACCTGGTTGTAGCAACACCAGATGGCTTTACAGTAGATGCAACTAGCCCATCTTGTCCAATATCTGCTATGAGTGATGCTTCACGTCATTTATACGGAGTACAATTTCACCCAGAGGTAAGGCACTCCGTGTACGGAAATGACCTCCTTAAAAACTTTGTATTTGAAGTTTGTGATTGCAAAGAAGAATGGTCAATGGAGAACTTTATTGAAGTTGAAATCGAAAAAATTAGAGCTTTAGTCGGCGATAAGAAAGTACTTTGTGCATTAAGTGGAGGAGTAGATTCTTCTGTTGTTGCTGTTCTAATTCATAAGGCAATTGGAGATCAGTTAACATGTATCTTCGTAGACCATGGCTTACTTCGTAAAGATGAAGCTGAAGGAGTTATGAAAACGTTCAGTGAAGGCTTTAACATGAATGTAATTAAGGTGGACGCGAAAGAGCGTTTCATGGCTAAATTAAAAGGCGTTAGTGATCCAGAGCAAAAACGTAAGATTATCGGCAATGAATTCATCTATGTTTTTGATGATGAAGCTACAAAGTTAGAAGGTATTGAGTATCTTGCTCAAGGTACACTTTATACAGACATTATTGAGAGTGGGACTGCAACAGCACAAACCATTAAATCCCATCATAATGTTGGTGGCCTTCCAGAAGATATGCAGTTTCAGCTTATTGAACCACTAAATACGCTATTTAAAGATGAAGTAAGAGCACTAGGAACAGAGTTAGGGATAGCTGATGACATTGTGTGGCGCCAACCGTTCCCAGGGCCAGGACTTGGAATTAGAGTTCTAGGTGAAGTAACTGAAGAAAAGTTAGAAATCGTTCGTGAATCAGATGCAATCCTACGTGAAGAAGTGAAAAAAGCAGGTCTTGAACGTGAGATCTGGCAGTACTTCACGGTTTTACCTGATATACGAAGTGTAGGTGTCATGGGGGATGCGCGTACGTATGATTATACAATTGGTCTGCGTGCTGTAACATCAATTGATGGAATGACGTCTGACTGGGCCAGAATTCCTTGGGATGTACTTGAAAAGATATCAACTAGAATTGTAAATGAAGTTAGTCATGTTAACCGTGTAGTATATGACATTACAAGTAAGCCACCAGCAACAATTGAATGGGAATAA
- a CDS encoding DUF58 domain-containing protein, translated as MKTTKDKLRTFGKLVVVLFLIGLTFVYAMFQGGFVSWFLFYSFLPFGLYSILFALYPLKTLKVNRITNQKEYSAGEKLVGTITITRRFPFPLLYLVVEEVLSPTLLYSKQSKKSKVILYPGFKRSLTYQYVFDSIPRGEHHFSTIRIKTGDIFGLIEKEINYTIKDKFLVYPHYVDMVYRQLESRFEQGATASNVNLQRDTAIAVGIREYKPGDRFSWIDWKSSARKNDIMTKEFEQQQSHDVVIFMDRTKSSLFEPVVTFSASLSKAILRKGAQVSFISIGEEKSIYPLRSGEMQQQQIFYHLAKVQDDSKTPFSQNIESEIKKMYQHVSFMIVTSMLTEDLLRTFEKIAHRKVNMIIFIVKEKASQLSSQELSILETLRKRNVFAKVVYEGHYSEVFFEVSRS; from the coding sequence ATGAAAACGACAAAAGATAAATTACGCACATTCGGGAAATTGGTAGTGGTGCTATTTTTGATTGGTCTTACATTTGTGTATGCGATGTTTCAAGGAGGATTTGTAAGCTGGTTTTTATTTTATAGCTTTTTACCATTTGGACTATATTCTATTCTTTTTGCTCTGTATCCATTAAAAACATTGAAAGTTAATAGAATCACAAATCAAAAAGAGTATAGTGCTGGAGAAAAACTAGTTGGAACGATTACCATCACAAGAAGGTTTCCTTTTCCTTTATTGTATTTAGTAGTTGAAGAGGTATTATCTCCAACACTGCTTTATAGCAAACAATCAAAAAAGTCAAAAGTGATTCTATATCCTGGTTTTAAAAGATCACTAACGTATCAGTATGTGTTCGACTCCATTCCAAGGGGAGAACATCATTTTTCAACCATTCGCATTAAGACTGGTGATATATTTGGCCTAATTGAAAAAGAGATTAACTACACGATAAAAGATAAATTTCTAGTTTACCCTCACTATGTTGACATGGTCTATCGCCAACTAGAAAGTCGTTTTGAGCAGGGAGCAACAGCATCGAACGTTAATTTACAAAGAGACACAGCAATTGCTGTAGGGATTCGAGAATATAAGCCTGGTGACCGTTTCTCTTGGATTGATTGGAAGTCATCTGCGCGTAAAAATGACATTATGACAAAGGAGTTTGAACAACAACAAAGTCATGATGTGGTGATTTTTATGGATCGAACAAAGTCCTCGCTTTTTGAACCTGTCGTAACGTTTTCTGCATCTCTTTCAAAAGCTATTCTTAGAAAAGGTGCGCAAGTTTCGTTTATTTCGATTGGAGAGGAGAAATCAATTTATCCTCTAAGAAGCGGTGAAATGCAGCAACAACAAATCTTTTATCATTTGGCTAAAGTTCAAGATGATAGCAAAACTCCTTTCTCTCAAAACATAGAAAGTGAAATTAAAAAAATGTATCAGCATGTTTCCTTTATGATTGTAACGAGCATGCTTACAGAGGATTTGCTTCGCACTTTTGAAAAAATAGCACATCGTAAAGTAAATATGATTATTTTTATTGTAAAAGAAAAGGCTTCTCAACTTTCAAGTCAAGAACTGAGCATCTTAGAAACACTTAGGAAGCGAAATGTGTTTGCAAAGGTTGTGTATGAGGGTCATTATTCAGAAGTGTTTTTTGAGGTGAGTAGATCATGA
- a CDS encoding NADP-dependent isocitrate dehydrogenase, translated as MTKERAITIARGDGIGPEIMDATLKILEHAGAKIQPEFIDIGEKIYLSGNSSGIPDEAWDSLRRTKVFFKGPITTPQGGGYKSLNVTIRKTLGLYANVRPNVSYAPFVETKHPNMDLVIIRENEEDLYAGIEHQQTPEVVQCLKLITRPGSEKIVRYAFEYAKKNNRKKVTCFTKDNIMKLTDGLFHKVFREVAEEYPEIETEHWIIDIGMAKIADTPQDFDVIVMPNLYGDIASDVAAQITGSVGLAGSANIGDQVAMFEAIHGSAPDIAGKGIANPSGLINGAIMMLVHIGQPEVATRIHNAWLKTLEDGIHTGDIAKGASSVGTMAFAEAVIERLGQKPSTYTPVEYKQVEQTEDTAFHLSPAVKDRPKQDVVRELDGVDVFLFNNELTPDEIGQKLEELAGPEFKLAVITNRGVKVYPQGFPETFTTDHWRCRFECMENQGGNSNKEIIELLNRIHQADLETIKTENLYKFNGERGYSLGQGQ; from the coding sequence ATGACAAAAGAGAGAGCAATAACAATAGCAAGAGGAGATGGTATTGGTCCTGAAATTATGGATGCTACTCTAAAAATCTTAGAGCACGCTGGAGCGAAAATACAACCAGAGTTCATAGATATAGGAGAAAAAATCTATCTTTCAGGAAATTCATCAGGTATCCCGGATGAGGCTTGGGATTCACTTAGACGTACTAAAGTATTCTTTAAAGGACCTATTACAACACCCCAAGGTGGCGGGTATAAAAGTTTAAATGTAACCATTCGCAAAACATTAGGTTTATATGCAAACGTTAGACCAAACGTGTCTTATGCACCATTTGTCGAAACAAAGCATCCGAATATGGATCTTGTCATAATCCGTGAAAATGAAGAGGATTTATACGCAGGAATTGAGCATCAGCAAACCCCTGAAGTTGTTCAATGTCTAAAATTAATTACACGTCCGGGTTCAGAAAAGATTGTTCGTTATGCGTTCGAATACGCTAAAAAGAATAATCGTAAAAAAGTAACATGCTTTACGAAAGATAACATTATGAAATTAACTGATGGTTTATTCCATAAAGTATTCAGAGAAGTTGCTGAGGAATATCCAGAAATTGAAACAGAGCATTGGATTATCGATATTGGCATGGCTAAGATCGCAGATACACCACAGGACTTTGATGTAATCGTTATGCCAAACCTTTATGGGGATATCGCATCTGATGTAGCTGCTCAAATTACAGGAAGTGTTGGATTAGCTGGTTCAGCAAACATCGGAGACCAAGTTGCGATGTTTGAAGCAATCCATGGAAGTGCACCAGATATTGCAGGAAAGGGTATTGCAAATCCTTCTGGTCTTATAAATGGTGCCATTATGATGCTAGTACATATTGGTCAACCTGAAGTGGCAACTCGTATTCATAACGCATGGTTAAAAACATTAGAAGACGGCATACATACAGGAGATATCGCTAAAGGTGCAAGCTCAGTTGGAACAATGGCGTTTGCTGAAGCAGTTATTGAAAGGCTTGGCCAAAAGCCTTCAACCTACACACCGGTAGAATATAAACAGGTTGAGCAAACGGAAGACACAGCCTTCCATCTTAGTCCTGCCGTAAAGGATCGACCTAAACAAGATGTTGTTCGTGAATTAGATGGAGTCGATGTGTTTCTATTTAACAACGAACTTACACCGGATGAAATCGGTCAAAAACTAGAAGAGCTAGCGGGTCCAGAATTCAAATTAGCCGTTATAACGAATCGTGGAGTTAAGGTATATCCACAAGGATTCCCAGAAACATTCACAACAGACCACTGGCGTTGCCGGTTCGAATGTATGGAAAACCAAGGTGGAAACTCCAACAAAGAAATTATTGAACTTTTAAACAGAATTCACCAAGCTGACTTAGAGACGATTAAAACAGAGAACCTTTATAAATTTAATGGTGAAAGAGGATATTCCTTAGGTCAAGGTCAATAG
- a CDS encoding AAA family ATPase produces MAQLDTMHPVLGRVIENIEKVMIGKRDVATLSLVALLSEGHVLLEDVPGVGKTMMVRALAKSVSADFKRIQFTPDLLPSDVTGISIYNPKELQFEFRPGPIMGNIVLADEINRTSPKTQAALLEGMEEASVTVDGVTRLLPRPFFVMATQNPIEYEGTYPLPEAQLDRFLLKMRMGYPSVQEELEVLNRAQRTRPINELEAVITIEELIELQEEVKLVYVEESLKKYIIEIVDRSRTHSSVYLGASPRGSIALMKASQAYALINGRDFVLPDDIQFLAPFVLPHRMILKSEAKFDGVTTESVVAKIIERTPVPVQRSLNR; encoded by the coding sequence ATGGCACAGCTTGATACAATGCATCCTGTTTTAGGGAGAGTAATTGAAAATATTGAAAAAGTGATGATCGGTAAGCGTGATGTAGCTACATTAAGTTTAGTGGCTTTATTATCAGAGGGCCATGTTTTACTTGAGGATGTACCTGGAGTAGGTAAAACAATGATGGTTCGTGCTCTAGCTAAGTCAGTAAGTGCAGATTTTAAAAGGATTCAATTCACACCAGACCTTTTACCGTCAGATGTAACAGGTATTTCTATATATAATCCAAAAGAATTGCAGTTTGAGTTCCGCCCGGGGCCGATCATGGGGAATATTGTGTTAGCAGATGAAATCAACCGAACTTCTCCCAAAACACAAGCAGCTTTACTAGAAGGTATGGAAGAAGCTAGCGTAACGGTAGATGGTGTAACAAGGCTTTTACCAAGACCATTCTTTGTTATGGCTACTCAAAATCCAATCGAGTACGAAGGAACGTATCCTCTTCCTGAAGCACAATTGGACCGTTTCTTATTAAAAATGAGAATGGGTTATCCTTCTGTTCAGGAAGAATTAGAAGTGCTAAATAGAGCTCAAAGAACGAGGCCAATTAATGAACTTGAAGCAGTAATTACAATAGAAGAACTTATTGAATTACAGGAAGAAGTTAAACTTGTCTACGTTGAGGAGTCATTAAAGAAGTATATTATTGAAATTGTTGACCGAAGCAGAACGCATTCCTCTGTTTACCTAGGAGCAAGTCCTCGTGGTTCGATTGCTTTAATGAAAGCATCTCAGGCTTATGCATTAATAAATGGTAGGGACTTTGTTCTTCCGGATGATATTCAATTTTTAGCACCTTTTGTGCTTCCACACCGAATGATATTAAAATCAGAAGCGAAGTTTGATGGTGTAACGACTGAAAGTGTTGTTGCAAAGATAATTGAACGGACACCCGTCCCAGTTCAAAGGTCGTTGAATCGGTAA
- the asnS gene encoding asparagine--tRNA ligase — protein sequence MIKAEIKELFRNQEKFIDQKVQISGWIRTLRDSKSIGFMEINDGTFFKSVQVVFEDELENFKDVTRLSISSSVTIEGQFILTPEMKQPFEIKAEKIIIEGQSTSDFPLQKKRHTLEYLRTIAHLRPRANTFAAVFRVRSLASYALHKFFQDKGFVHVHTPIITGSDTEGAGEMFRVTSLDFDNLPKTDEGKVDLNQDFFGKETNLTVSGQLNAEAFALAFRNVYTFGPTFRAENSNTARHAAEFWMVEPEVAFAELADIMELGEEMVKYVIGYVLEEAKEEMEFFNSFIDKTLLERMEQVVSADFGRVTYTEAVELLKNSGEKFDYPVEWGIDLQTEHERYLCEQIYKRPVYVTDYPKEIKAFYMRANDDGKTVAATDLLVPGIGELIGGSQREEREDVLAERITELGMSVEDYWWYLELRRFGGTKHSGYGIGFERLLMFITGMKNIRDVIPFPRTTGSAEF from the coding sequence ATGATCAAAGCAGAAATTAAAGAACTTTTTAGAAACCAGGAAAAATTTATCGATCAAAAGGTACAGATTTCCGGTTGGATTCGAACACTTCGTGATTCTAAATCAATTGGGTTCATGGAAATTAACGATGGTACCTTTTTCAAGAGTGTACAAGTTGTTTTTGAGGATGAGCTTGAAAATTTTAAGGATGTAACAAGATTATCAATTAGTTCATCAGTTACGATCGAAGGTCAATTTATTTTAACACCTGAAATGAAACAACCTTTTGAGATTAAGGCAGAAAAAATCATCATTGAAGGCCAATCAACGTCTGACTTTCCACTTCAAAAGAAGAGGCATACGTTAGAATATTTAAGAACAATTGCTCATTTGCGTCCAAGAGCAAATACGTTTGCAGCCGTTTTTAGAGTAAGATCATTAGCATCGTATGCCCTACATAAATTCTTCCAAGATAAAGGGTTCGTACACGTACATACACCAATTATTACTGGAAGTGATACAGAGGGTGCAGGTGAAATGTTTAGAGTTACCTCTCTTGACTTTGATAACCTACCTAAGACAGATGAAGGAAAAGTTGATTTAAACCAAGATTTCTTCGGTAAAGAAACCAACTTAACAGTTAGTGGACAACTAAACGCAGAGGCATTTGCTCTGGCTTTCCGCAACGTTTATACGTTTGGACCAACGTTTAGAGCGGAAAACTCTAACACAGCACGTCATGCAGCTGAATTTTGGATGGTTGAACCAGAGGTAGCATTTGCTGAACTAGCTGATATTATGGAGTTAGGTGAAGAAATGGTCAAGTATGTCATCGGTTATGTACTTGAAGAAGCAAAAGAAGAAATGGAGTTTTTCAATTCCTTTATTGATAAAACATTACTTGAAAGAATGGAACAAGTTGTTTCAGCAGACTTCGGCAGAGTTACTTATACGGAGGCAGTTGAGTTATTGAAAAATTCTGGGGAGAAGTTTGATTACCCAGTTGAATGGGGTATTGATTTACAAACTGAACATGAGCGTTACCTATGTGAGCAGATCTACAAACGCCCAGTATACGTTACTGACTACCCTAAAGAGATCAAAGCTTTCTATATGAGAGCAAATGATGATGGCAAAACGGTAGCAGCTACAGATTTATTAGTGCCTGGAATTGGAGAACTAATTGGTGGAAGTCAGCGTGAGGAAAGAGAAGATGTTCTTGCCGAGAGAATAACAGAATTGGGAATGTCAGTAGAAGATTACTGGTGGTACCTAGAGTTAAGAAGATTTGGTGGAACAAAACATTCCGGTTATGGAATTGGATTTGAACGTCTATTGATGTTCATAACAGGAATGAAAAATATTCGTGACGTTATTCCGTTCCCACGTACAACTGGAAGCGCAGAATTTTAA
- a CDS encoding DUF4317 domain-containing protein: MNKKDIANIRKQFKKDNDLLKISSIFNVYIMKESSEIYHHQNQPFEMLDQDQQELFLNNFKKMLGGNLDEKLFELKFRRNAENNSQLILHQGLLSSEVDEWKEYMLEIVSKILLSRQYENDIVITFIRGEYRKPTKRRNEETEESERDMVYSHPFILCSINNTQEPKKELLFDYVGREFKYNFVVDPIINLNAPIAGFLFPCFKDNAADINHVLYSSGKVHEPDHRFIEEVLNGEETMTAQDDKVVFEEIIKDVTGDQLSTSTLSNVYEEINRMIVENEEDEQPKLDTKDVERVLKMSGIEDINIEKVETAFQKIIDDDKYEIKASNILPKYNSKSIKINTKIANISISPQDLRYVKQIQFNGKLYLMLEVEEDTIIEGFTMIPEALVDDKKG, encoded by the coding sequence ATGAACAAAAAAGATATAGCAAATATTCGAAAACAATTTAAAAAAGATAATGATTTACTTAAAATCTCCAGTATTTTTAATGTCTATATTATGAAGGAATCAAGTGAAATATATCATCATCAGAATCAACCGTTTGAAATGCTTGATCAAGATCAACAAGAGTTGTTTTTAAATAACTTCAAAAAAATGCTCGGTGGTAATTTAGACGAAAAGCTGTTTGAACTTAAGTTCAGAAGAAATGCCGAAAATAATAGCCAACTTATTCTGCACCAAGGGCTACTTAGCAGTGAAGTAGATGAATGGAAAGAATATATGCTTGAAATTGTTAGCAAGATCCTTTTAAGCCGACAGTATGAAAATGATATAGTTATCACATTCATTCGTGGAGAATACAGAAAACCAACGAAGCGACGGAATGAGGAAACTGAGGAAAGTGAACGAGATATGGTCTACTCTCATCCTTTTATATTGTGCAGTATAAATAATACGCAAGAACCAAAAAAAGAACTACTTTTTGATTATGTAGGTAGAGAGTTCAAATACAACTTTGTGGTGGATCCAATCATTAACCTTAATGCTCCAATTGCTGGTTTTCTATTTCCTTGTTTTAAAGACAATGCAGCAGATATAAATCATGTACTTTATTCTTCCGGAAAAGTACATGAGCCTGATCATCGATTTATTGAGGAAGTGTTAAATGGCGAAGAAACAATGACTGCACAAGACGATAAAGTAGTCTTTGAAGAAATTATTAAAGACGTTACAGGTGACCAATTAAGTACATCTACTCTTTCCAATGTGTATGAAGAGATCAATCGCATGATCGTTGAAAATGAAGAGGATGAACAACCAAAATTAGACACAAAAGATGTAGAGCGTGTCTTAAAGATGAGTGGTATTGAAGATATAAATATAGAAAAGGTTGAAACTGCCTTCCAGAAGATAATTGATGATGATAAATACGAGATAAAAGCAAGTAACATCTTACCAAAATACAATTCAAAGTCGATAAAAATTAATACAAAGATCGCTAATATCTCGATTAGCCCTCAGGATTTACGCTATGTAAAACAAATTCAGTTCAATGGCAAACTCTATCTAATGCTAGAGGTCGAAGAGGATACGATTATTGAAGGATTTACAATGATTCCAGAAGCGCTTGTTGACGATAAAAAAGGATGA
- a CDS encoding transglutaminase TgpA family protein, with the protein MTLLKDRMAKDRSLLVHVFGFLLLWEWLRPLTQVTDTENVYIFIVFIGVCFLLNYLRTRLLVSSSLKLFIMVFMIHMLFYEGLFIDIEWVKLFISEIMYNVSLLLNANWLEITPAFRTLLFFVLLWLMSYLMFYWIILQKRIFLFLMLTIIYITVLDTFSPYDAKFAIVRTIIIGFSMLGILYIERIRDKEGIQKGSKYIAKWVIPLVVFIGCSTTIGYFAPKAAPQWPDPVPYLTGYGKGNGTGVGIKKIGYGTNDTQLGGPFIGDNTLVFTAEASKRQYWRVETKDEYTGKGWEASYSTERTAFNQENTVLNWYEEKTGFELAEANIDLNIKYHHIIYPLELLSVETDPDIIFSVNPSTEKIHTLKGDESISAEEYSVTYNHPQFPVEELREEKEVIGVSEGLEKADGFLDRYTQLPKDLPERVRELAVEITEDKTNRYEKVRAVETYFKANNFIYDTQNVAVPSKDQDYVDQFLFETKMGYCDNFSTSMIVLLRSIGIPARWVKGYSDGEYVRNTDEGLRVYEVTNNNAHSWVEVYFPGYGWIPFEPTKGFSNPSEFVYDLSSAGNNSTPNTTPELEKPDQPELGLEEEQSDGYSPSEKSWFENIEIDFSEISWKKVLFITSVLLLAAFILYKTRGKWYPFLAILMYKYRKNDKVYFLAYNSLLRQLDQFGLKRKEGQTLRDYAIYVDKYFSTNDMRNLTLSYEKALYRSDSAKDEWVKSVELWENLIKKTSS; encoded by the coding sequence ATGACACTACTTAAAGATCGTATGGCAAAAGATCGAAGTCTATTGGTGCACGTTTTTGGATTTCTCCTTTTATGGGAGTGGTTAAGACCGCTAACCCAAGTGACAGACACTGAAAATGTCTATATCTTCATCGTCTTTATCGGTGTTTGTTTTCTGTTAAATTATTTACGTACAAGGTTACTAGTTTCTTCATCTCTTAAGCTATTTATCATGGTGTTTATGATTCATATGCTCTTTTATGAAGGGCTCTTCATTGATATAGAGTGGGTAAAATTGTTTATTTCTGAAATTATGTATAATGTTAGCCTTTTATTAAATGCAAATTGGCTAGAGATTACTCCAGCTTTTCGGACTCTGTTGTTTTTTGTTTTATTATGGCTGATGAGTTACTTGATGTTCTATTGGATCATCCTTCAAAAGAGAATATTTTTGTTCTTAATGCTAACGATTATTTATATCACGGTTCTTGATACATTTAGCCCTTATGATGCTAAGTTTGCAATCGTGCGTACCATAATCATTGGATTTAGTATGCTGGGAATTTTGTATATTGAACGCATCAGAGATAAGGAAGGTATCCAAAAGGGCTCGAAGTATATTGCTAAATGGGTTATTCCTCTCGTTGTTTTTATTGGTTGCTCAACTACAATTGGTTATTTTGCACCGAAGGCCGCACCACAATGGCCTGACCCCGTTCCTTATTTGACCGGATATGGAAAAGGAAATGGAACAGGTGTGGGTATCAAGAAGATTGGTTATGGTACGAATGACACACAGTTAGGTGGACCGTTTATCGGTGATAACACTTTGGTATTTACTGCGGAAGCTAGTAAAAGACAATACTGGAGAGTTGAAACAAAAGATGAGTATACCGGAAAAGGGTGGGAAGCATCTTATTCCACAGAAAGAACAGCCTTTAACCAAGAGAACACTGTATTAAACTGGTATGAAGAAAAAACTGGTTTCGAACTGGCAGAGGCTAATATTGACCTAAATATTAAATACCATCATATTATCTATCCACTTGAACTTTTATCAGTAGAAACGGATCCTGATATTATCTTTAGCGTAAATCCTAGTACTGAAAAAATTCATACGTTAAAGGGAGACGAATCTATTTCTGCAGAGGAATACTCAGTAACGTACAATCATCCTCAATTCCCGGTAGAAGAACTTAGAGAAGAGAAGGAAGTTATCGGAGTAAGTGAAGGATTAGAAAAAGCTGATGGCTTTTTAGATCGATATACTCAGTTACCAAAAGATCTTCCTGAACGAGTGAGAGAGTTAGCTGTAGAAATTACAGAAGATAAAACAAACCGTTATGAAAAAGTAAGAGCAGTCGAAACGTATTTCAAGGCAAATAACTTTATATATGACACGCAAAACGTTGCCGTGCCCAGTAAAGATCAAGATTATGTAGACCAATTCTTATTTGAAACTAAAATGGGGTATTGTGATAATTTCTCCACTTCTATGATCGTTCTGCTTCGCTCTATTGGAATTCCTGCTCGTTGGGTAAAAGGATATTCTGATGGAGAATATGTTAGAAATACAGACGAGGGACTAAGAGTTTATGAGGTTACAAACAATAATGCTCACTCATGGGTAGAAGTTTATTTCCCAGGTTATGGCTGGATTCCATTTGAACCGACAAAAGGATTTAGTAACCCATCTGAGTTTGTTTACGACTTATCATCAGCAGGAAATAATAGCACACCCAACACGACACCTGAACTAGAAAAACCAGATCAACCAGAGCTTGGGTTAGAAGAGGAGCAAAGTGATGGGTACAGTCCAAGCGAGAAAAGTTGGTTTGAAAACATTGAGATTGACTTCTCTGAAATCTCTTGGAAGAAAGTTTTATTTATCACAAGTGTTTTGCTGCTTGCGGCATTCATATTATACAAAACAAGAGGTAAATGGTATCCGTTCCTAGCGATACTTATGTATAAGTATCGTAAAAACGACAAAGTTTATTTCTTAGCGTATAATTCATTATTAAGACAACTCGATCAATTTGGCTTAAAGCGTAAGGAAGGTCAAACATTACGCGACTATGCGATTTATGTTGATAAGTACTTTAGTACAAATGATATGAGAAATCTTACCCTTAGTTATGAAAAAGCACTTTATCGAAGTGATAGTGCAAAAGATGAATGGGTTAAGTCGGTAGAATTGTGGGAAAATTTAATTAAAAAGACATCATCTTGA